One Gossypium hirsutum isolate 1008001.06 chromosome A11, Gossypium_hirsutum_v2.1, whole genome shotgun sequence genomic window carries:
- the LOC107901759 gene encoding apyrase 2, whose product MTKIFSFFQATAGLRALGGEASDKILQSVRELLKSRSTLISEANGVKILDDSQEGSYEWVIINYLLGNLGRTYQDTVGIVDLGGGSVQMAYAISKNAASRAPSLPAGQDNYVNEMYLKGSKYYLYVHSYLHYGLLATRAEILKATKDSGNPCILEGFYG is encoded by the exons ATGACAAAGATATTTAGCTTTTTCCAG GCAACTGCTGGTCTGAGGGCATTAGGAGGCGAGGCATCTGATAAAATTTTACAATCG GTTAGGGAACTTTTGAAAAGTAGAAGCACCCTTATATCCGAGGCAAATGGGGTCAAAATTCTGGACGACTCTCAAGAAGGTTCTTATGAGTGG GTGATAATAAATTACCTACTAGGGAATTTGGGAAGGACATATCAAGACACAGTTGGCATAGTTGATCTTGGTGGTGGATCTGTTCAAATGGCGTATGCCATCTCCAAGAATGCTGCTTCAAGAGCTCCAAGTTTACCAGCTGGACAGGAcaattatgtaaatgaaatgtATCTCAAGGGATCAAAATATTACCTCTATGTACACAG TTATTTGCACTATGGCTTACTGGCAACTCGAGCAGAAATTTTGAAGGCCACTAAAGATTCTGGCAACCCTTGCATCTTGGAGGGTTTTTATG GTTGA